The nucleotide sequence TGGGCGGCCCGCAGGACGTTGTCCAGATAGGTTCGTTCTAGGCGTGCGGCGTCGGCGTCCGTGGGGCGGTTGCCCGCCATGAGGTGCACACGCGGGCAGCGCAAGGCCTTTGCGTAAAGCACGGCCCGCTCCAGAGCGGCATCGAATTCCTTTTCCCGGCCGGGCAGGCAGGCCAGGCCGCGTTCCCCGGCCTCCCAGTCGCCGGGCGGCAGGTTGAACAGGGCCTGCGTGAGGCCGTTGCGCTCCAGAGCGCGGGCCAGATCCTCGGGTGCGAATTCATAGGGAAAAAGATACTCCACCCAGTGGAAGCCCTGATCCGCCGCCGCGCTGAAGCGGTCGAGGAAGGGCAGTTCCGTGAACATCATGGTCAGATTGGCGGCAAAACGGGGCATGGCGGACCTCCTTGTGTCCGGGACGGATTGGCGGGATCGGGCTCCGGGCGGGAAAACAGGCGGGCCTGATGCGCGGGTACGTTCTCATGTGGCTCCAGGCCGCTGTTCCGCGGCATCTTTCCGGACATATCTGGCTGGTGAGGTTCCCAGCGCCTTTTTGAACATCGTGATAAAGGCCGTAACGGATTCGTATCCAAGATCCCAGGCGGTCTGTTGCACGCTGGCGCCGTCCGACAGCTTCTGGATGGCCATAACCAGAAGAAGCTGCTGCCGCCAGCGCCCGAAGGACAAGCCTGTCTCCCTGACCACAAGCCGCGCCAGGGAGCGGCGGCTCATGCCGATATGTCCGGCCCAACCGGAAAGGTCTTTCCGCTCTGCCGGCGCATCAATAATGTTCTCCGCGATAGACTGCAAGCGTGCGTCTGAAGACACCGGCAGGCGCAGGCCCGTTACGGGCATGTGGGACAATTCGGTGAGAAGCACCTGGATAAGGCGCTCGCTATGGTCCGTCGGCGCGGCTTCCGGCGCGAATGCGGCGACACGCTGAACTAATTCGCGGACCAGCGGCGTGATTGACAATGTGCAACATGTTGAAGGCAGTTGAATACGTTCCTGCCGGATAAGGAGCAGGCAGACGCTGGAGCGTGCTGTTATCCGGTTGCAGTGCGGCGTATGCGGCGGGACCCAGACCGCGCACTGCGGTGGA is from Desulfovibrio porci and encodes:
- a CDS encoding AraC family transcriptional regulator, giving the protein MSLRELLTVFPPDRLDVPVTAKKVDFVRDENALPTHQHAVGQLLLTLRGSAACRVFGDLWLVPPQCAVWVPPHTPHCNRITARSSVCLLLIRQERIQLPSTCCTLSITPLVRELVQRVAAFAPEAAPTDHSERLIQVLLTELSHMPVTGLRLPVSSDARLQSIAENIIDAPAERKDLSGWAGHIGMSRRSLARLVVRETGLSFGRWRQQLLLVMAIQKLSDGASVQQTAWDLGYESVTAFITMFKKALGTSPARYVRKDAAEQRPGAT